A portion of the Nerophis lumbriciformis linkage group LG37, RoL_Nlum_v2.1, whole genome shotgun sequence genome contains these proteins:
- the LOC133577417 gene encoding carboxyl-terminal PDZ ligand of neuronal nitric oxide synthase protein-like isoform X1: MPGVTKYNLVDDSHDLRVPMHNEEVFQHGVSFEAKYIGSLEVGRPGSRMEIVAAMRRIRYEFKLKNIKKKKVNIVVSTDFVKVVLRKKKRKGWTWDQNTILVSEDPIYRIFYVSHDAQDLKIFSYIARDGESNSFRCNVFKSKRKSQAMRIVRTVGQAFDVCHQLTLQQKTEDQEDQEDQTKEQEDMSGLTSSYDPAVFPEVIRQNPAVHTGDRTGSALKGCAGPAAERRFAWSETDLEGTTEDSMEGTTSSDLERNKKVPGKDGKFSDDGSLLLSSPASQAPLAAQSGADRPCSSSEHRFQLLQKEVQQQEQHALAAAAQVHVLRGQLSVEVCARTEAQTRVQRLLQQNTDLLQHISLLVKQIQELELKAGGHLTSMGSQDSLLEITFRAQASSTPSEALTSSPSTATSLSLQQISDGAWVSALSAGPCSPGPAATDSSPPGLGGGAVRLECFRFSSLGPEGPEQGRGTGDTPGDGVPDDASLVLGALELLRFRESGIGSEYESNTDESDDRDSWGLGEAATLDGAIRLFNVLNVESLSDCLGEEMAV; the protein is encoded by the exons ATGCCAGGTGTGACCAAGTACAATCTGGTGGACGACTCCCACGACCTGAGGGTTCCTATGCATAACGAGGAGGTGTTCCAGCATGGAGTCTCCTTCGAGGCCAAG TACATCGGCAGCCTGGAGGTGGGTCGTCCTGGCAGTCGCATGGAGATAGTCGCCGCCATGAGGAGGATCCGA TACGAGTTCAAACTGAAGAACATCAAGAAGAAGAAGGTCAACATCGTGGTGTCCACGGACTTTGTCAAGGTCGTACTGAGGAAGAAGAAG AGAAAAGGCTGGACCTGGGACCAGAACACCATCTTGGTGTCGGAGGACCCCATCTACAG GATTTTTTATGTCTCGCATGACGCACAAGACCTGAAGATCTTCAGCTACATCGCCAGAGACGGTGAGAGCAACAGTTTCCGCTGCAACGTCTTCAAGTCCAAGAGGAAG TCCCAGGCCATGAGGATCGTGCGGACCGTGGGTCAGGCCTTCGATGTGTGCCACCAGCTGACTCTGCAGCAGAAGACCGAGGACCAGGAGGACCAGGAGGACCAGACCAAGGAGCAGGAGGACATGTCAGGTTTGACTAGTTCTTATGACCCGGCAGTGTTTCCTGAAGTCATCCGTCAGAACCCGGCGGTTCACACTGGAGACCGGACGGGTTCGGCATTGAAAGGGTGTGCTGGTCCTGCAGCGGAGAGGAGGTTTGCGTGGTCAGAGACTGACCTTGAAGGCACCACAGAGGACAGCATGGAGGGCACCACCTCATCAGACCTGGAGAGAAACAAGAAGGTCCCGGGAAAAGACGGGAAG TTCTCCGATGATGGCTCTCTCCTTCTGAGCTCGCCCGCCAGCCAGGCTCCTTTGGCGGCTCAGTCCGGTGCAGACAGACCCTGCAGTTCTTCGGAGCATCGCTTCCAACTCCTGCAGAAAGAAGTGCAGCAGCAGGAGCAACACGCCCTGGCAGCTGCTGCCCAG GTGCACGTGCTGCGAGGCCAGCTCTCCGTGGAGGTGTGCGCTCGGACCGAAGCCCAGACCAGAGTCCAGAGGCTGCTGCAGCAGAACACGGACCTGTTGCAGCACATTTCCCTGCTGGTCAAGCAGATCCAGGAACTGGAGCTCAAGGCCGGCGGACACCTGACGTCCA TGGGCTCCCAGGACAGTCTTCTGGAGATCACCTTCCGCGCCCAGGCCTCCAGCACGCCCAGTGAAGCCCTCACCTCTTCACCCTCCACGGCCACCTCGCTCTCTCTGCAGCAGATAAGTGACGGCGCTTGGGTCTCCGCCCTGTCCGCCGGGCCCTGCTCCCCGGGCCCCGCAGCCACCGACAGCAGCCCCCCGGGCCTGGGGGGCGGGGCAGTGCGCCTGGAGTGCTTCCGTTTCTCCTCTCTGGGACCGGAGGGTCCAGAGCAAGGCCGAGGCACGGGAGACACGCCCGGCGACGGCGTCCCAGATGACGCTTCTCTGGTCCTGGGGGCTCTGGAGCTGCTCCGGTTCAGGGAGTCGGGGATCGGATCGGAGTACGAATCCAACACGGATGAGAGCGATGACCGGGACAGTTGGGGGCTGGGGGAGGCGGCCACGCTGGACGGCGCCATTCGACTGTTCAACGTGTTGAACGTGGAGAGTCTGTCGGACTGCTTGGGGGAGGAGATGGCCGTGTAG
- the LOC133577417 gene encoding carboxyl-terminal PDZ ligand of neuronal nitric oxide synthase protein-like isoform X2, whose product MPGVTKYNLVDDSHDLRVPMHNEEVFQHGVSFEAKYIGSLEVGRPGSRMEIVAAMRRIRYEFKLKNIKKKKVNIVVSTDFVKVVLRKKKRKGWTWDQNTILVSEDPIYRIFYVSHDAQDLKIFSYIARDGESNSFRCNVFKSKRKSQAMRIVRTVGQAFDVCHQLTLQQKTEDQEDQEDQTKEQEDMSAERRFAWSETDLEGTTEDSMEGTTSSDLERNKKVPGKDGKFSDDGSLLLSSPASQAPLAAQSGADRPCSSSEHRFQLLQKEVQQQEQHALAAAAQVHVLRGQLSVEVCARTEAQTRVQRLLQQNTDLLQHISLLVKQIQELELKAGGHLTSMGSQDSLLEITFRAQASSTPSEALTSSPSTATSLSLQQISDGAWVSALSAGPCSPGPAATDSSPPGLGGGAVRLECFRFSSLGPEGPEQGRGTGDTPGDGVPDDASLVLGALELLRFRESGIGSEYESNTDESDDRDSWGLGEAATLDGAIRLFNVLNVESLSDCLGEEMAV is encoded by the exons ATGCCAGGTGTGACCAAGTACAATCTGGTGGACGACTCCCACGACCTGAGGGTTCCTATGCATAACGAGGAGGTGTTCCAGCATGGAGTCTCCTTCGAGGCCAAG TACATCGGCAGCCTGGAGGTGGGTCGTCCTGGCAGTCGCATGGAGATAGTCGCCGCCATGAGGAGGATCCGA TACGAGTTCAAACTGAAGAACATCAAGAAGAAGAAGGTCAACATCGTGGTGTCCACGGACTTTGTCAAGGTCGTACTGAGGAAGAAGAAG AGAAAAGGCTGGACCTGGGACCAGAACACCATCTTGGTGTCGGAGGACCCCATCTACAG GATTTTTTATGTCTCGCATGACGCACAAGACCTGAAGATCTTCAGCTACATCGCCAGAGACGGTGAGAGCAACAGTTTCCGCTGCAACGTCTTCAAGTCCAAGAGGAAG TCCCAGGCCATGAGGATCGTGCGGACCGTGGGTCAGGCCTTCGATGTGTGCCACCAGCTGACTCTGCAGCAGAAGACCGAGGACCAGGAGGACCAGGAGGACCAGACCAAGGAGCAGGAGGACATGTCAG CGGAGAGGAGGTTTGCGTGGTCAGAGACTGACCTTGAAGGCACCACAGAGGACAGCATGGAGGGCACCACCTCATCAGACCTGGAGAGAAACAAGAAGGTCCCGGGAAAAGACGGGAAG TTCTCCGATGATGGCTCTCTCCTTCTGAGCTCGCCCGCCAGCCAGGCTCCTTTGGCGGCTCAGTCCGGTGCAGACAGACCCTGCAGTTCTTCGGAGCATCGCTTCCAACTCCTGCAGAAAGAAGTGCAGCAGCAGGAGCAACACGCCCTGGCAGCTGCTGCCCAG GTGCACGTGCTGCGAGGCCAGCTCTCCGTGGAGGTGTGCGCTCGGACCGAAGCCCAGACCAGAGTCCAGAGGCTGCTGCAGCAGAACACGGACCTGTTGCAGCACATTTCCCTGCTGGTCAAGCAGATCCAGGAACTGGAGCTCAAGGCCGGCGGACACCTGACGTCCA TGGGCTCCCAGGACAGTCTTCTGGAGATCACCTTCCGCGCCCAGGCCTCCAGCACGCCCAGTGAAGCCCTCACCTCTTCACCCTCCACGGCCACCTCGCTCTCTCTGCAGCAGATAAGTGACGGCGCTTGGGTCTCCGCCCTGTCCGCCGGGCCCTGCTCCCCGGGCCCCGCAGCCACCGACAGCAGCCCCCCGGGCCTGGGGGGCGGGGCAGTGCGCCTGGAGTGCTTCCGTTTCTCCTCTCTGGGACCGGAGGGTCCAGAGCAAGGCCGAGGCACGGGAGACACGCCCGGCGACGGCGTCCCAGATGACGCTTCTCTGGTCCTGGGGGCTCTGGAGCTGCTCCGGTTCAGGGAGTCGGGGATCGGATCGGAGTACGAATCCAACACGGATGAGAGCGATGACCGGGACAGTTGGGGGCTGGGGGAGGCGGCCACGCTGGACGGCGCCATTCGACTGTTCAACGTGTTGAACGTGGAGAGTCTGTCGGACTGCTTGGGGGAGGAGATGGCCGTGTAG